Proteins co-encoded in one Kribbella solani genomic window:
- a CDS encoding VOC family protein, with product MTNTDGNTVNPIPDGYHSLTPYLAVTDGPKAIEFYRTVFGAEVISRQDMPDGRLGQAELKIGNSMLQLSHEMPQIGLRAPNGEWVHSSLVHYVPDVDATFAKAVAAGAKPVEEVQTFMTGDRFGTVIDPFGHRWAILTKVEDVTPEEADRRVKEWLASNPTDLQ from the coding sequence ATGACGAACACGGACGGCAACACGGTAAACCCCATCCCCGACGGTTATCACTCACTCACCCCGTACCTCGCCGTCACGGACGGGCCGAAGGCGATCGAGTTCTACCGGACGGTGTTCGGCGCCGAGGTGATCAGCCGGCAGGACATGCCGGACGGGCGGCTCGGTCAGGCCGAGCTGAAGATCGGCAACTCGATGCTGCAGCTGAGCCACGAGATGCCGCAGATCGGGCTCCGGGCGCCGAACGGCGAGTGGGTGCACTCCTCGCTGGTGCACTACGTGCCGGACGTGGACGCGACCTTCGCGAAGGCGGTGGCGGCCGGGGCGAAGCCGGTCGAAGAGGTGCAGACCTTCATGACCGGTGACCGGTTCGGCACCGTGATCGACCCGTTCGGGCACCGGTGGGCGATCCTGACGAAGGTCGAGGACGTGACGCCGGAGGAGGCCGACCGGCGGGTGAAGGAGTGGCTGGCCTCGAACCCCACCGATCTCCAGTAA
- a CDS encoding DUF6597 domain-containing transcriptional factor, translated as MSNPAESEKGILHPREQARHRSLNRLTPGPEAVRFVEWYWIVEWDLDEPYTAEVLPFPAVNVTFEQPGGAFVNGVCTKKFERELSGRGRAFGVKFWAGGFGAITGLDVGSFRDQVLPLTAVFPDGDRLADLMFEAESDVRRRAVFEAYLRDHLAPPDPSYELVREIVSTMAADRSVARVDEITERFGVPIRTLQRLFRRYVGVGPKWVLRRYRLHDGAELLAQGEVAELAELSASLGYFDQAHFSKEFKEQIGLTPAEYASRAAAERQITYR; from the coding sequence GTGAGCAATCCAGCCGAGAGCGAGAAGGGCATCCTGCACCCGCGCGAGCAGGCCCGGCACCGCTCGCTGAACCGGCTCACCCCTGGGCCCGAGGCAGTGCGGTTCGTCGAGTGGTACTGGATCGTCGAATGGGATCTCGACGAGCCGTACACCGCGGAGGTGCTGCCGTTTCCAGCCGTGAACGTCACCTTCGAGCAACCGGGTGGCGCGTTCGTGAACGGCGTCTGCACCAAGAAGTTCGAGCGCGAGCTGTCGGGGCGCGGCCGGGCCTTCGGGGTGAAGTTCTGGGCCGGTGGGTTCGGGGCGATCACCGGGCTGGACGTGGGCTCGTTCCGGGACCAGGTGCTCCCGTTGACCGCGGTGTTCCCGGACGGCGATCGGCTCGCGGACCTGATGTTCGAGGCGGAGTCCGACGTCCGCAGACGGGCCGTCTTCGAGGCGTACCTGCGTGACCATCTCGCACCGCCCGACCCCTCGTACGAGCTGGTCCGGGAGATCGTCTCGACGATGGCCGCGGACCGTTCGGTGGCGCGGGTCGACGAAATCACCGAACGGTTCGGCGTACCGATCCGTACGCTGCAGCGACTGTTCCGCCGGTACGTCGGAGTCGGTCCGAAGTGGGTGTTGCGGCGGTACCGACTGCACGACGGCGCTGAGCTGCTTGCTCAAGGTGAAGTCGCCGAGCTGGCGGAGCTGTCCGCGTCACTCGGCTACTTCGACCAGGCGCACTTCTCCAAGGAGTTCAAGGAACAGATCGGCCTGACCCCGGCCGAGTACGCGAGCAGGGCGGCCGCCGAACGTCAGATCACCTACCGCTGA
- a CDS encoding GntR family transcriptional regulator, translating to MVATKRAQVRSVLERLIDVELHPGDPIPSERALVDKLNVSRVTVRQAISDLVESGALERVHGKGTFVTGPQVDSQLHLTSFSREMRARGLEPGTVVLSASEIEASDETAKGLRVAKGTKVIRVERLRTADASPMAYEVGYYPSALFPGLLGRELGTLYDVFASEYDVVVTSGEQTVRADNADGHVARVLGVARRAPLLVLERTTFAGRKVVELSWSAYRADRYRLHMALTPRGPRSGSA from the coding sequence ATGGTGGCAACCAAGCGGGCCCAGGTCCGATCGGTGCTGGAACGGCTGATCGATGTCGAGCTGCATCCCGGCGATCCGATCCCGTCCGAGCGGGCCCTGGTGGACAAGCTGAACGTCTCCCGGGTGACGGTCCGGCAGGCGATCAGCGACCTGGTCGAGTCCGGCGCGCTGGAGCGGGTACACGGCAAGGGGACCTTCGTCACCGGTCCGCAGGTCGACTCGCAGCTGCACCTGACCTCGTTCTCCCGGGAGATGCGGGCCCGCGGGCTCGAGCCGGGGACCGTGGTGCTGTCGGCCAGCGAGATCGAGGCCTCCGACGAGACCGCGAAGGGCCTGCGGGTCGCGAAGGGCACCAAGGTGATCCGGGTCGAACGGCTCCGGACCGCCGACGCGTCGCCGATGGCCTACGAGGTCGGCTACTACCCGTCCGCGCTCTTCCCCGGCCTGCTCGGCCGTGAGCTCGGCACCCTGTACGACGTCTTCGCGAGTGAGTACGACGTCGTCGTCACCTCCGGCGAACAGACCGTCCGGGCGGACAACGCCGACGGTCATGTCGCCCGGGTGCTCGGCGTGGCCAGGCGGGCACCCCTGCTGGTCCTCGAGCGCACCACCTTCGCCGGCCGCAAGGTCGTCGAACTGTCCTGGTCGGCCTACCGGGCCGACCGCTACCGGCTGCACATGGCCCTGACCCCCCGCGGCCCGCGATCCGGGTCCGCCTGA
- a CDS encoding DUF4411 family protein, whose amino-acid sequence MYVLDANVFISAKNAHYGMDFAPGFWSWLHTAHAAGVVCSVDAVRDELMDGADELADWVKALPRSFFRPVDAVALVELQKLAAWANQTPQYTQTAVSTFLAGADNFLVGQLRDQSVRLVV is encoded by the coding sequence ATGTACGTTCTCGACGCCAACGTGTTCATCAGCGCCAAGAACGCCCACTATGGGATGGATTTCGCCCCAGGGTTCTGGAGTTGGCTGCACACGGCGCATGCCGCTGGGGTCGTGTGCTCCGTTGACGCTGTGCGCGACGAACTGATGGACGGCGCTGACGAACTCGCTGACTGGGTCAAGGCGCTACCCCGATCGTTCTTCAGACCGGTGGACGCGGTGGCTCTGGTCGAGCTCCAGAAGCTCGCAGCATGGGCCAACCAAACTCCACAATACACGCAAACGGCGGTGTCGACCTTCCTGGCCGGCGCAGACAACTTCCTGGTCGGCCAGCTCAGAGACCAGAGTGTTCGCCTGGTTGTCTGA
- a CDS encoding ImmA/IrrE family metallo-endopeptidase — translation MVLRLDVSPELLQWAVDRSRRGVEEIARAVPQFDAWMSGDGRPTVRQLEKFARATYTPVGYLLMERPPAEDLPIPDFRTVRNTAVAEPSPNLLDTIYLCEQRQEWYAGFAARHDLDPVPFVGSARPTDPPASVANTMRETLGFTYQARQQYRTWSDALRSLIDLVEDNGAMVMVSGIVGSNTHRLLDPKEFRGFTLIDDRAPLIFINGADTKAAQIFTMAHELAHVWAGRPGVDKPELGSLDEQAGTEDRRALERWCNRVAAEFLVPTELVPAELSGPTLTDDLDRLARQFKVSTLVVLRRLFDTGAFDWDDYQSAYVDELTRVLELAENNAGSGGNYHNTQPLRVSRRFATALISDTPEGQTLHRLAFQLLGVRKPATFQAFGEELGVA, via the coding sequence ATGGTTCTTCGCTTGGACGTCTCGCCAGAGTTGCTGCAATGGGCCGTTGATCGCTCCCGCCGAGGCGTGGAGGAGATAGCGAGAGCCGTCCCCCAGTTCGATGCCTGGATGAGTGGTGATGGCAGGCCAACGGTCAGGCAACTGGAGAAATTCGCCCGCGCGACCTACACGCCCGTCGGCTACCTGCTGATGGAGCGACCGCCCGCCGAGGATCTCCCGATACCTGACTTCCGGACGGTCAGAAATACTGCCGTTGCCGAGCCGAGTCCGAATCTCCTCGACACGATCTACCTCTGTGAACAGCGGCAGGAGTGGTATGCCGGATTCGCGGCTCGTCATGACCTTGATCCCGTCCCGTTCGTCGGCAGTGCTCGCCCGACCGATCCGCCGGCGAGCGTCGCCAACACCATGCGTGAGACCCTCGGCTTCACCTATCAGGCTCGCCAGCAGTACAGAACGTGGTCGGACGCGCTGCGAAGCTTGATCGATCTCGTCGAGGACAACGGCGCCATGGTCATGGTCAGTGGCATCGTGGGAAGCAACACCCACCGGCTGCTGGACCCCAAGGAGTTTCGTGGGTTCACGTTGATCGATGACCGGGCCCCGCTGATCTTCATCAACGGCGCTGACACCAAGGCCGCGCAGATCTTCACGATGGCCCATGAACTGGCCCATGTCTGGGCAGGCCGGCCCGGTGTCGACAAGCCAGAGCTCGGATCGCTGGACGAACAGGCCGGAACTGAAGACCGGCGAGCGCTGGAGCGCTGGTGCAACCGAGTCGCCGCGGAATTCCTCGTTCCGACGGAACTAGTCCCAGCAGAACTCTCCGGGCCGACGTTGACCGATGACCTGGATCGCTTGGCCCGGCAGTTCAAAGTCAGCACGCTGGTTGTGCTGCGAAGACTCTTCGATACCGGAGCCTTCGACTGGGATGACTACCAAAGCGCCTACGTCGACGAGCTGACGCGTGTCCTCGAGTTGGCCGAGAACAACGCCGGCAGCGGAGGCAACTACCACAACACTCAGCCGCTCAGGGTCAGCCGCCGGTTCGCGACGGCGCTGATCTCGGACACTCCGGAGGGCCAAACACTGCACCGCCTTGCATTTCAACTGCTGGGCGTGCGTAAGCCAGCCACCTTCCAGGCTTTCGGCGAAGAGCTTGGGGTTGCCTGA
- a CDS encoding type IV toxin-antitoxin system AbiEi family antitoxin domain-containing protein has translation MASIRGGVFTRADARACGYADADIDALLASGCWRRIRRGTYAAHRSLMLITDEMLYLRRVYQVLRAGGPGVYASHQSAAALHALPLWGLDLTRVHVTGADGRSGRLRGVHRHIRDPVGPGFQLWNRLRMASPARAVAEVAATAPPVPAVVLADAALHTGLVTTRTLRHAVTLLDHGTKRAHAVFGHLTGASSIAETRLRLILSTAGLPTPSLSPPPEPEAPDPDLSTAALWFPDERTVVEFEPRFPFWCEEFEPSAEEPLPEPLAADPDGPQPVEYCWISWTDLNDPPLVVDRVRTTFTRAARRTGIRHFNFAQVQS, from the coding sequence ATGGCGTCGATTCGGGGTGGCGTGTTCACCCGGGCCGACGCGCGGGCCTGTGGTTATGCCGACGCCGACATCGACGCTCTGCTCGCCTCCGGGTGCTGGCGGCGGATTCGTCGCGGGACGTACGCGGCGCATCGGTCGCTGATGTTGATCACCGACGAAATGCTCTATCTGCGCAGGGTGTACCAGGTGCTTCGGGCCGGCGGGCCTGGTGTCTACGCCAGTCACCAGTCCGCGGCGGCCCTGCATGCGCTGCCGCTTTGGGGTCTCGACCTGACCCGCGTCCATGTCACCGGCGCCGACGGACGTTCGGGGCGACTACGCGGCGTCCACCGTCACATTCGCGATCCCGTGGGGCCAGGCTTCCAACTCTGGAACAGATTGCGGATGGCCTCACCCGCCCGCGCGGTCGCCGAGGTGGCCGCGACCGCACCACCCGTACCAGCGGTCGTGCTCGCTGATGCCGCGCTGCACACCGGCCTCGTCACCACCCGCACACTCAGACATGCCGTCACGCTGCTCGACCACGGCACCAAACGCGCGCACGCCGTCTTCGGCCACCTCACCGGAGCGTCCTCGATCGCCGAGACCCGCCTCCGCCTGATCCTCAGCACGGCCGGCCTGCCAACCCCCAGCCTGTCCCCACCTCCCGAGCCCGAAGCCCCTGACCCCGACCTGTCCACCGCCGCGCTGTGGTTCCCCGACGAGCGCACCGTCGTCGAGTTCGAGCCGCGTTTCCCCTTCTGGTGCGAGGAATTCGAGCCCTCCGCCGAAGAACCACTCCCCGAACCCTTGGCCGCAGACCCCGATGGACCGCAACCTGTCGAGTACTGCTGGATCTCCTGGACCGACCTCAACGACCCACCCCTCGTCGTCGACCGAGTCCGCACCACCTTCACCCGAGCCGCCCGCCGAACCGGCATCCGCCACTTCAACTTCGCCCAGGTCCAGTCATGA
- a CDS encoding SIS domain-containing protein, producing MAREIAEQPAALAATFEHVLPLRHDITRLAAGRRHVIFVARGSSDNAGVYGRYLTEIHAGRQASLAAPSVATLYGANLDLSNSLVVAVSQSGATQEIVDTAEWAKRNGAAIVGITNDGDSPLASTADVALITQAGKELAVPATKTYTTQLAAITVAVDALAQRPGTLDADIARVPDAAAKMLSGSVEAAADLLAGAHDVLASGRGLTFGTTLEVALKLEETCLQPVRGLSYADLKHGPIAVVDSDLVTILVAAGEGPALPGMTELAGIVREKGSKILGIGGDPTFASRCDVNLAGPDLPETLAPLALVIPAQRAIEALARKLGLDPDAPRGLRKVTQTD from the coding sequence ATGGCGCGCGAGATTGCCGAGCAGCCGGCCGCGCTGGCGGCCACGTTCGAGCATGTCCTGCCGCTCCGGCACGACATCACCCGGCTGGCCGCCGGGCGCCGGCACGTCATCTTCGTGGCGCGCGGATCGTCCGACAACGCGGGTGTGTACGGCCGCTATCTGACCGAGATCCACGCCGGCCGGCAGGCGTCCCTGGCCGCCCCGTCGGTGGCGACCCTGTACGGCGCGAACCTCGACCTGTCGAACTCGCTGGTCGTCGCCGTCAGCCAGTCGGGCGCGACCCAGGAGATCGTCGACACGGCCGAGTGGGCGAAGCGGAACGGTGCCGCGATCGTCGGCATCACCAACGACGGCGACAGCCCGCTGGCGTCGACGGCCGATGTCGCGTTGATCACCCAGGCCGGCAAGGAGCTGGCCGTGCCGGCGACCAAGACGTACACGACCCAGCTGGCGGCGATCACGGTCGCCGTGGACGCGCTGGCGCAGCGGCCGGGCACGCTCGACGCGGACATCGCGCGGGTGCCGGATGCGGCCGCGAAGATGCTGTCCGGCTCGGTCGAGGCGGCGGCGGACCTGCTGGCCGGGGCGCACGACGTACTCGCGAGCGGTCGCGGGCTGACCTTCGGGACGACGCTCGAGGTGGCGCTGAAGCTCGAGGAGACCTGCCTGCAGCCGGTCCGCGGCCTGTCGTACGCCGACTTGAAGCACGGGCCGATCGCGGTCGTGGACTCGGACCTGGTGACGATCCTGGTCGCGGCGGGCGAAGGTCCGGCGCTGCCGGGGATGACCGAGCTGGCCGGGATCGTGCGCGAGAAGGGCAGCAAGATCCTGGGCATCGGCGGCGACCCGACGTTCGCGTCCCGGTGCGACGTGAACCTGGCCGGCCCGGACCTGCCCGAGACCCTCGCGCCGCTGGCGCTGGTGATCCCGGCGCAGCGTGCGATCGAGGCACTGGCGCGCAAGCTCGGCCTGGACCCGGACGCGCCGCGCGGGCTGCGCAAGGTCACTCAGACGGACTGA
- a CDS encoding MFS transporter, whose amino-acid sequence MPALTGRIGAPSGTYATVLRTPGAWKFYLAAAPARIGIAMTGLGIVWLVHGSTGSYAAAGTVTGGFAVAEAIAGPQVARLIDRFGQTRMLPITLLAHAIAVALLIGLTLAGAPLPVLIATGFLAGGSLPQIGAQTAARWSHALRDTPLLSSAFALEALSVGVAFMVGPGLVGTVSSFGSPAAGSVLATSLLLAGGFVLALQRGTAPPPSPPGQHTSAKRLLHKRFAGLVGTNVGVGLFFGSMQVSVTAFAVSRGTPGLAGPLYSITSLMSLFAGLAYGARRWRTAPETQFVIAFVWLTVSCVPLIAVHTPLAAALALTLPGVAIAPFQTLSAVLAESTVDTAVLTQAFTWLNSGGAAGLALGSAFAGWVVDGHSAQYGFVVALVAALTATVMAVLVKLSGR is encoded by the coding sequence GTGCCGGCTCTCACCGGACGGATCGGTGCGCCCAGCGGCACCTACGCAACGGTTCTGCGTACCCCGGGCGCCTGGAAGTTCTACCTGGCGGCCGCCCCGGCTCGCATCGGCATCGCGATGACCGGGCTCGGCATCGTCTGGCTGGTGCACGGGTCAACCGGCTCGTACGCCGCGGCCGGCACCGTTACCGGCGGGTTCGCCGTCGCCGAGGCGATCGCCGGACCGCAAGTAGCCCGGCTGATCGATCGTTTCGGTCAGACCCGGATGTTGCCGATCACCCTGCTCGCGCACGCGATCGCGGTCGCGTTGCTGATCGGCCTGACGCTGGCCGGCGCACCCCTGCCCGTACTGATCGCAACCGGCTTCCTGGCCGGCGGCTCGCTGCCGCAGATCGGTGCTCAAACGGCGGCACGCTGGTCGCACGCGCTACGCGATACGCCGTTGCTCTCGTCGGCGTTCGCGCTGGAAGCGCTGAGCGTTGGTGTGGCCTTCATGGTCGGCCCCGGGCTGGTCGGCACGGTCAGCTCGTTCGGCAGCCCCGCGGCGGGATCGGTGCTTGCAACCAGTCTCCTGTTGGCGGGCGGCTTCGTGCTGGCGTTGCAACGCGGTACGGCGCCACCTCCCAGCCCGCCCGGTCAGCACACCAGCGCGAAACGCCTGCTGCACAAGCGATTCGCGGGACTGGTCGGTACGAACGTCGGCGTCGGCCTGTTCTTCGGCAGCATGCAGGTGTCCGTCACAGCCTTCGCTGTCTCAAGAGGTACGCCCGGTCTCGCCGGACCGCTCTACAGCATCACCAGTCTGATGAGTCTGTTCGCTGGACTCGCGTACGGTGCGCGCCGCTGGCGGACTGCACCGGAGACACAGTTCGTCATCGCGTTTGTCTGGCTGACGGTGAGCTGCGTGCCCTTGATCGCCGTACACACTCCGCTGGCGGCCGCACTCGCTCTGACACTGCCAGGCGTAGCGATAGCGCCGTTCCAGACCCTGTCGGCGGTGCTGGCCGAGTCAACGGTGGACACCGCCGTTCTGACGCAAGCGTTCACCTGGCTGAACTCAGGTGGCGCGGCAGGTCTCGCGCTGGGCTCTGCCTTCGCAGGCTGGGTCGTCGACGGTCACAGCGCCCAGTACGGCTTCGTGGTCGCGCTGGTTGCCGCACTGACCGCAACCGTGATGGCAGTGCTGGTAAAGCTCAGCGGTAGGTGA
- the fbaA gene encoding class II fructose-bisphosphate aldolase, which produces MPIATPEVYAQMLDKAKQNRFAYPAINVSSSQTLNAAIRGFAEAGSDGIIQVSTGGADYLSGPTIKNMVSGSVALAAYAHEVAKNYPVNIALHTDHCPKDKLEGFVRPLLEISAERVARGENPLFQSHMWDGSAVPLAENLEIAKELLAKTAAAKIVLEIEVGVVGGEEDGVANEINEKLYTTVEDGLATVEALGTGEHGRYLTALTFGNVHGVYKPGAVKLRPEILAEIQDQVGAKVGKERPFDLVFHGGSGSTLEEIRAAVDHGVIKMNVDTDTQYAFTRPAVAHMFTNYDGVLKVDGEVGNKKAYDPRAWGKAAEEGMAKRVGEACESLRSTGTSLNG; this is translated from the coding sequence ATGCCTATTGCAACCCCTGAGGTCTACGCCCAGATGCTGGACAAGGCGAAGCAGAACCGCTTCGCCTACCCGGCCATCAACGTCAGCTCCTCGCAGACGCTGAACGCCGCGATCCGCGGGTTCGCCGAGGCGGGCTCGGACGGCATCATCCAGGTCTCCACCGGTGGTGCGGACTACCTGTCCGGCCCGACCATCAAGAACATGGTCTCCGGCTCCGTGGCGCTGGCCGCGTACGCGCACGAGGTGGCCAAGAACTACCCGGTGAACATCGCGCTGCACACCGACCACTGCCCGAAGGACAAGCTCGAGGGCTTCGTCCGGCCGCTGCTGGAGATCTCCGCCGAGCGGGTCGCCCGCGGCGAGAACCCGCTGTTCCAGTCGCACATGTGGGACGGCTCGGCGGTGCCGCTGGCCGAGAACCTGGAGATCGCGAAGGAACTGCTGGCCAAGACGGCGGCGGCGAAGATCGTGCTCGAGATCGAGGTCGGCGTCGTCGGTGGCGAAGAGGACGGTGTCGCCAACGAGATCAACGAGAAGCTGTACACCACGGTCGAGGACGGCCTGGCTACGGTCGAGGCGCTCGGCACCGGTGAGCACGGCCGCTACCTGACCGCGCTGACCTTCGGCAACGTGCACGGCGTCTACAAGCCGGGCGCGGTCAAGCTGCGGCCGGAGATCCTGGCCGAGATCCAGGACCAGGTCGGCGCCAAGGTCGGCAAGGAGCGCCCGTTCGACCTGGTGTTCCACGGTGGCTCCGGCTCCACGCTGGAGGAGATCCGGGCCGCGGTCGACCACGGTGTGATCAAGATGAACGTCGACACCGACACGCAGTACGCGTTCACCCGCCCGGCGGTGGCGCACATGTTCACCAACTACGACGGCGTCCTGAAGGTGGACGGCGAGGTCGGCAACAAGAAGGCCTACGACCCCCGCGCCTGGGGCAAGGCCGCCGAGGAAGGCATGGCGAAGCGCGTAGGCGAGGCCTGCGAAAGCCTCCGCTCCACCGGCACCTCCCTGAACGGCTAA
- a CDS encoding HNH endonuclease: protein MSVIVLNASYEPLHTVSIQHAIRMLVREVAVVEEAHGERTIGPFPVPRVLRLVRYVVTHWRYAAGRMKYSKHGVLRRDKFRCAYCGLENADTMDHVQPRSRGGRTEWLNAVAAHAACNERKGNRTPSEADMPLLWQPWVPTRAELVITT from the coding sequence ATGAGCGTCATCGTCCTGAACGCGTCGTACGAACCGCTGCACACCGTATCGATCCAGCACGCCATCCGGATGCTGGTACGCGAGGTCGCGGTGGTGGAAGAGGCGCACGGAGAGCGAACGATCGGCCCGTTCCCGGTGCCGCGAGTGCTCCGCCTGGTGCGGTATGTAGTCACCCACTGGCGGTATGCGGCCGGCCGGATGAAGTACTCCAAACACGGGGTGCTGCGCCGCGACAAGTTCCGCTGCGCGTACTGCGGCCTGGAGAACGCCGACACCATGGATCACGTCCAACCGAGATCCAGGGGCGGCCGCACCGAGTGGCTGAATGCCGTGGCCGCCCATGCCGCCTGCAATGAGCGGAAAGGCAACCGCACCCCGTCCGAGGCCGACATGCCCCTCCTCTGGCAACCCTGGGTACCAACCCGCGCCGAGCTCGTCATAACCACATGA
- a CDS encoding heparinase II/III domain-containing protein → MSAKFSRWIAVAAAAAVVSTLTIASGASAATSPVPPGARSAGIAVAPELPEPKAAQFSAGRSPVIKPTAAPATDIKSVSAVSRAAGQYTCTGYSGIDAPNPVANLLKDTFTWSTFKPYQVGDGKGNVNWRVNPYKNPSWYMWFHSLRWLGQGITAAGTGDTAAMDRVTAIAKDWVTDNPYSWKSDIGAWESTMHRTNVLICLRQAVLSGLAQTTLPPAYAWLDQALIDHASFLTANWSGAWNHGTDESIALFGVGCTLDRADYKQTAQDRLAAGITTSIDAEGSTNEQSTGYAQFNYSLWGRAVTVLQNCGVDPGTTITERRAKLAEWLALATNSLGKLHQLGDSELIATGQFPGTSAEYAGSLGAKGIAPQQRVGVYSAGYVFGRTGWGQTRPFSQESTYSIRFGPSRALHGHSDHTGITYTARGRDILITGGHAGYQNDVWRTWAKGQFSASTMTTPLAAEKYPATKLTRSAIAAKSEFFEFTDVPGAGINRTRAVLVLKDPDLIMSLDRATSTTAQQFQTLWHLPSDQKATVYSRTTALAMKPGDATRTILFQVPYKQALPPGAILIKQGQTNPIQGWHYPNTITRNSAPTLMFARSGYAASILSFIVPARATQGVTYTVRTSGTTTIIDLSLGGVRTSVGISAGGALYRIS, encoded by the coding sequence TTGTCTGCAAAGTTTTCCCGCTGGATCGCTGTGGCCGCGGCTGCCGCCGTTGTGTCCACGCTGACGATCGCCAGTGGGGCGTCCGCCGCCACGTCGCCTGTCCCGCCGGGAGCTCGGTCGGCCGGGATCGCCGTCGCGCCGGAGCTGCCAGAGCCGAAGGCCGCCCAGTTCAGCGCGGGTCGAAGCCCAGTGATCAAGCCGACGGCTGCACCGGCGACCGACATCAAGAGCGTCAGCGCTGTGTCGCGGGCAGCCGGCCAGTACACATGTACTGGGTACAGCGGGATCGACGCCCCGAATCCGGTCGCGAACCTGCTCAAGGACACCTTCACCTGGAGCACGTTCAAGCCGTACCAGGTGGGTGACGGCAAGGGCAATGTCAACTGGCGGGTGAACCCGTACAAGAACCCCAGCTGGTACATGTGGTTCCACTCGCTGCGCTGGCTCGGGCAGGGCATCACCGCCGCCGGCACCGGTGACACCGCCGCGATGGATCGCGTCACCGCGATCGCGAAGGACTGGGTCACCGACAACCCGTACTCGTGGAAGTCCGACATCGGTGCGTGGGAGTCCACGATGCACCGGACCAACGTGCTGATCTGTCTGCGCCAGGCAGTCTTGTCCGGGCTCGCGCAGACCACACTGCCGCCGGCCTACGCTTGGCTCGACCAGGCGCTGATCGACCACGCCTCGTTCCTGACCGCGAACTGGTCCGGTGCCTGGAATCACGGCACCGACGAGAGCATCGCGTTGTTCGGCGTCGGATGCACACTGGACCGCGCGGACTACAAGCAGACCGCGCAAGACCGCCTCGCCGCGGGCATCACTACCTCGATCGACGCGGAGGGCTCGACCAACGAGCAGTCGACGGGGTATGCGCAGTTCAACTACTCGCTGTGGGGACGGGCTGTCACAGTTCTGCAGAACTGCGGGGTCGATCCGGGCACGACGATCACCGAGCGGCGGGCGAAGCTGGCCGAGTGGCTCGCACTCGCAACAAACTCGCTGGGCAAGCTGCACCAGCTCGGCGACTCCGAACTGATCGCGACCGGCCAGTTCCCTGGTACCTCCGCCGAATACGCCGGCTCCCTCGGCGCCAAGGGAATCGCCCCGCAGCAACGCGTCGGCGTCTACTCCGCGGGCTACGTCTTCGGGCGGACGGGCTGGGGACAGACGCGGCCGTTCTCACAGGAGTCGACCTACAGCATCCGTTTCGGGCCGTCGCGCGCGCTGCACGGCCACAGCGACCACACCGGAATCACCTACACCGCCCGTGGCCGCGACATTCTCATCACCGGTGGCCACGCCGGCTACCAGAACGACGTGTGGCGGACGTGGGCCAAGGGCCAGTTCTCGGCCAGCACGATGACAACTCCGCTGGCCGCGGAGAAGTACCCGGCGACGAAGCTGACGCGCTCGGCGATCGCGGCGAAGTCGGAGTTCTTCGAGTTCACCGACGTCCCCGGCGCGGGGATCAACCGCACCCGCGCCGTGCTGGTGCTGAAGGACCCGGACCTGATCATGTCGCTGGACCGCGCGACGTCGACCACGGCGCAGCAGTTCCAGACGCTGTGGCACCTGCCGTCGGACCAGAAGGCCACCGTGTACTCCCGAACTACCGCGCTGGCGATGAAGCCTGGCGACGCGACCCGGACCATCCTGTTCCAGGTGCCCTACAAGCAAGCCCTCCCGCCCGGCGCGATCCTGATCAAGCAAGGCCAGACCAACCCCATCCAGGGCTGGCACTACCCGAACACCATCACCCGCAACTCGGCCCCGACCCTGATGTTCGCCCGGTCCGGGTACGCCGCCTCGATCCTGTCGTTCATCGTCCCTGCCAGAGCGACCCAAGGGGTCACCTACACGGTCCGCACCTCCGGCACCACAACGATCATCGACCTGTCCCTCGGCGGGGTCCGCACCTCCGTCGGCATCTCCGCCGGCGGCGCCCTCTACCGCATCTCCTGA
- a CDS encoding DUF3151 domain-containing protein: MELNNLLSGPPETLLPVDPAAAELADGAAPADVAAKHPTSSLAWAVLAEGALADGRTIEAYAFARTGYHRALDLLRRNGWKGHGPVPWEHEPNRGFLRALAALGKAAALIEEKDEAERCVTFLRDSSPAAADALS; encoded by the coding sequence ATGGAATTGAACAATCTGCTCTCCGGCCCACCCGAGACACTACTACCGGTCGACCCGGCCGCGGCGGAACTCGCCGACGGGGCCGCTCCGGCCGACGTCGCCGCGAAGCATCCGACGTCCTCCCTGGCCTGGGCGGTGCTGGCCGAAGGCGCGCTCGCGGACGGCCGCACGATCGAGGCGTACGCGTTCGCGCGGACCGGTTATCACCGGGCCCTGGACCTGCTCCGGCGGAACGGCTGGAAGGGGCACGGACCGGTGCCGTGGGAGCACGAGCCGAACCGTGGGTTCCTGCGCGCGCTGGCGGCGCTGGGCAAGGCGGCCGCGCTGATCGAGGAGAAGGACGAGGCCGAGAGGTGCGTCACGTTCCTGCGCGACTCCTCCCCGGCTGCCGCCGACGCCCTCAGCTGA